One stretch of Saccharomonospora xinjiangensis XJ-54 DNA includes these proteins:
- a CDS encoding bifunctional metallophosphatase/5'-nucleotidase encodes MRSLRKAGLCALAAATMLGTSALTASAADRADFTLTVLFTSDMESALLGVTGSGAQEGPIVDGGERPYGSASRVATLVDELRAEATRGRPSPGQAGHRGVVTVSGGDNFLAGPEYSASTRDGAPFYDALALEHIGYDVSALGNHDFDFGPDVLDRFLDTAGDEVPFVSANLDVSGEPELAAHAADGTLARSRVLRTAGERVGVIGLTTPELPAISSPRDVEVSPELDEITNALARDLTRRGVDKVVLVSHLQDIDNELALVPELRNVDAVVGAGGGEILADPGDRLIPGDVAEGSFPRYAIDADGRRVPVVAVAGDYKYVGRLVLNFDRHGTVVSVDDEYTQPVRVSGVGPDAVHGDPVVRAEVEKPVSHHVLSLADEVVATTEVPLNGVRGDVRSEETNLGNLVADSLLWAGRRNAAEYGVAEPQVAIQNGGGIRNDSVLPAGELTALHTYEVAPFANFVAVVPEVPRDVLRQLLERGVAAAPEASGAFMQVAGLSFTYDPARRAQEVREGTNEIVTPGERVRDVVLDDGTVLVSDGVVVEGSPVSVATNDFSARGGDGYPFAGLPFTSVGLTYQQAVQRHLTEGLGGMVTSADYPVGGVGRITRL; translated from the coding sequence GTGAGATCCCTCCGCAAGGCCGGACTGTGCGCCCTCGCCGCGGCCACGATGCTGGGCACGTCGGCGCTGACCGCGTCCGCGGCAGACCGCGCCGACTTCACCCTCACCGTGCTGTTCACGAGCGACATGGAGTCCGCGCTGCTCGGCGTGACCGGCTCCGGAGCGCAGGAGGGGCCGATCGTGGACGGCGGCGAGCGCCCCTACGGCAGCGCCTCCCGCGTCGCGACCCTGGTGGACGAGCTGCGGGCGGAGGCGACCCGTGGCAGGCCATCGCCGGGGCAGGCAGGACATCGAGGCGTCGTCACGGTGTCGGGCGGGGACAACTTCCTCGCAGGCCCCGAGTACTCGGCGAGCACGAGGGACGGCGCCCCGTTCTACGACGCGCTCGCGCTCGAACACATCGGCTACGACGTGAGCGCGCTCGGCAACCACGACTTCGACTTCGGCCCCGACGTGCTGGACCGGTTCCTCGACACGGCGGGCGACGAAGTGCCGTTCGTCAGCGCCAACCTCGACGTCTCGGGTGAGCCCGAGCTCGCCGCACACGCCGCCGACGGAACGCTCGCTCGCAGCAGGGTGCTGCGGACGGCAGGCGAGCGGGTCGGTGTCATCGGGCTCACCACCCCGGAGCTGCCCGCGATCTCCAGCCCTCGCGACGTCGAGGTGAGCCCCGAACTCGACGAGATCACGAACGCGCTCGCACGCGATCTCACCCGCCGTGGTGTGGACAAGGTGGTGCTGGTCAGCCACCTCCAGGACATCGACAACGAACTCGCACTGGTGCCGGAGCTGCGGAACGTGGACGCGGTGGTCGGCGCCGGTGGCGGCGAGATCCTCGCCGACCCCGGCGATCGCCTGATCCCCGGTGATGTCGCCGAGGGCAGTTTCCCCCGCTACGCCATCGACGCCGACGGACGGCGCGTCCCCGTGGTCGCCGTCGCGGGAGACTACAAGTACGTCGGCAGGCTCGTCCTGAACTTCGACCGCCACGGCACTGTCGTGAGCGTGGACGACGAATACACCCAGCCGGTGCGGGTCTCCGGGGTCGGCCCCGACGCGGTGCACGGCGACCCTGTGGTGCGGGCCGAGGTGGAGAAGCCGGTGTCCCACCATGTGCTCTCGCTCGCCGATGAGGTCGTCGCCACCACCGAGGTGCCGCTGAACGGCGTGCGCGGCGACGTCCGCAGCGAGGAGACGAACCTCGGCAACCTGGTCGCCGACAGTCTGCTGTGGGCGGGACGGCGCAACGCCGCCGAGTACGGCGTCGCGGAACCGCAGGTGGCGATCCAGAACGGTGGAGGCATTCGCAACGACTCCGTCCTGCCGGCAGGTGAGCTGACCGCGCTGCACACCTACGAGGTGGCTCCGTTCGCCAACTTCGTCGCCGTGGTCCCCGAGGTGCCGAGGGACGTGTTGCGGCAGTTACTCGAACGGGGAGTCGCCGCCGCGCCCGAGGCATCCGGCGCGTTCATGCAGGTGGCGGGGCTGTCCTTCACGTACGACCCGGCCAGGCGAGCGCAGGAGGTTCGCGAGGGCACCAACGAGATCGTGACGCCTGGCGAGCGGGTGCGCGACGTGGTGCTCGACGACGGCACGGTCCTGGTTTCGGACGGCGTCGTCGTGGAGGGGTCGCCGGTGTCGGTCGCGACCAACGACTTCTCCGCACGAGGCGGCGACGGGTACCCGTTCGCGGGGCTGCCGTTCACGAGCGTGGGCCTGACCTACCAGCAGGCTGTCCAGCGCCATCTCACCGAGGGACTCGGCGGAATGGTGACCTCGGCCGACTACCCGGTCGGTGGTGTGGGCCGGATCACCAGGCTGTGA
- a CDS encoding cystathionine beta-synthase: MDYAEHVTDLVGNTPLVKLNALTKGVEPLVLAKVEYLNPGGSVKDRIAQRMIEAAEESGELRPGGTIVEPTSGNTGVGLAMVAQRKGYRCVFVCPDKVSEDKRNVLKAYGAEVVVCPTAVPPEHPESYYNVSDRLAREIEGAWKPNQYANPHNPESHYHSTGPEIWKQTEGKVTHFVAGVGTGGTISGTGRYLKDVSEGRVKVIGADPEGSVYSGGTGRPYLVEGVGEDFWPGTYDTDIADEIIAVSDADSFTITRRLAQEEGLLVGGSCGMAVAAALELAKRCGPDDVIVVLLPDSGRGYLGKVFNDSWMSSYGFLSPESKDATVGDVLRRKDGRLPDLVHTHPTETVAEAVAILREFGVSQMPVVSAEPPVMAAEVVGAVNERDLLEALFTGKAALADRLDQHMSPPLPTIGAGEQIGAAMKALGAASGALVLVDGKPAGVVTRHDLLAFLSGHA, encoded by the coding sequence ATGGATTACGCCGAACACGTCACCGACCTCGTCGGCAACACGCCGCTGGTCAAGCTGAACGCTCTCACCAAGGGTGTGGAACCGCTCGTGCTCGCCAAGGTCGAGTACCTGAACCCCGGCGGCAGTGTGAAGGACAGGATCGCCCAGCGGATGATCGAGGCCGCCGAGGAGTCGGGCGAGCTGAGGCCAGGCGGCACGATCGTGGAGCCGACCTCGGGCAACACCGGCGTCGGGCTGGCCATGGTCGCGCAGCGCAAGGGCTACCGGTGCGTGTTCGTGTGCCCCGACAAGGTCAGCGAGGACAAGCGCAACGTGCTCAAGGCGTACGGCGCCGAGGTGGTGGTGTGCCCGACGGCCGTGCCGCCGGAGCACCCTGAGTCCTATTACAACGTCTCCGATCGGCTGGCCAGGGAGATCGAAGGGGCGTGGAAGCCCAACCAGTACGCCAACCCGCACAACCCCGAGAGCCACTACCACTCCACGGGCCCCGAGATCTGGAAGCAGACCGAGGGCAAGGTGACGCACTTCGTGGCAGGCGTCGGCACCGGCGGCACCATCTCGGGCACCGGCCGGTACCTCAAGGACGTCTCCGAAGGTCGCGTCAAGGTGATCGGAGCCGACCCGGAGGGGTCCGTGTACTCCGGCGGCACCGGAAGGCCCTACCTCGTCGAGGGCGTCGGTGAGGACTTCTGGCCCGGCACCTACGACACCGACATCGCCGACGAGATCATCGCCGTTTCCGACGCGGACTCCTTCACGATCACGCGCAGGCTCGCGCAGGAGGAAGGCCTGCTCGTCGGAGGTTCGTGCGGTATGGCCGTCGCCGCGGCGCTCGAACTCGCGAAGCGGTGCGGGCCGGACGACGTCATCGTGGTGCTGCTTCCCGACAGCGGTCGCGGCTACCTCGGCAAGGTCTTCAACGACAGCTGGATGTCGTCGTACGGGTTCCTCTCGCCCGAGTCGAAGGACGCGACGGTCGGCGACGTTCTGCGCCGTAAGGACGGCAGGCTGCCCGACCTCGTGCACACGCACCCGACCGAGACCGTGGCGGAGGCCGTCGCGATCCTGCGGGAGTTCGGCGTCAGCCAGATGCCGGTCGTCAGCGCTGAGCCTCCCGTGATGGCGGCCGAGGTGGTGGGCGCCGTCAACGAACGTGACCTGCTGGAGGCGCTCTTCACCGGCAAGGCCGCCCTCGCCGATCGGCTCGACCAGCACATGTCGCCCCCGCTGCCCACTATCGGAGCCGGCGAGCAGATCGGCGCCGCGATGAAGGCACTCGGCGCCGCGAGTGGCGCGCTGGTCCTCGTGGACGGCAAGCCGGCAGGCGTCGTGACCAGGCACGATCTGCTCGCGTTCCTCTCGGGTCACGCCTGA
- a CDS encoding cystathionine gamma-synthase, with the protein MVADPRYGFETRAIHAGQEPDPRTGAVIVPIYQTSTYAQDGVGGTREGDYEYSRTANPTRTALEEALAALENGRHALAFASGMAASDAVLRTMLRPGDHLVLGNDVYGGTFRLIDKVLTEWGVNYSVASLSDLDEVRTAMRPETKLVWCESPTNPLLGIADIAALAELAHVGGAKLVVDNTFATPYLQTPLELGADVVVHSTTKYLGGHSDVVGGAVITDSDEVRERLFFLRNSAGAVPGAFDAWLTLRGLKTLAVRMERHCGNAELIAEALAVHPKVERVYYPGLAEHPGHSLAAKQMRRFGGMVSFTHVDGERAALDMVARTKLFVLAESLGGVESLIEHPGRMTHASVAGSLLSVPPELVRLSVGIEDAHDLLADLRYALDAS; encoded by the coding sequence ATGGTTGCAGACCCGCGCTACGGATTCGAGACACGCGCCATCCACGCAGGGCAGGAACCCGACCCTCGCACGGGTGCGGTGATCGTGCCGATCTACCAGACCTCCACCTACGCGCAGGACGGTGTCGGCGGCACCCGCGAAGGGGACTACGAGTACTCCAGGACTGCCAACCCCACCCGCACAGCGCTGGAGGAGGCACTCGCAGCGCTGGAGAACGGCAGGCACGCCCTCGCGTTCGCGTCCGGCATGGCCGCCAGCGACGCGGTGCTGCGGACCATGCTCAGGCCGGGCGATCACTTGGTGCTGGGCAACGACGTCTACGGCGGCACGTTCCGGCTGATCGACAAGGTCCTCACCGAGTGGGGCGTGAACTACAGCGTCGCGTCCCTGTCCGACCTCGACGAGGTCAGGACGGCCATGCGGCCCGAGACGAAACTCGTCTGGTGTGAGTCGCCGACCAACCCGCTGCTCGGCATCGCCGACATCGCGGCGCTCGCGGAGCTGGCCCATGTCGGTGGAGCCAAGCTCGTCGTGGACAACACGTTCGCCACGCCGTACCTCCAGACTCCGCTCGAACTCGGCGCCGACGTGGTCGTGCACTCCACGACGAAGTACCTCGGCGGCCACTCCGATGTCGTCGGCGGCGCCGTGATCACCGACTCCGACGAGGTCCGGGAGCGGCTGTTCTTCCTGCGCAACTCCGCCGGTGCCGTGCCCGGTGCCTTCGACGCGTGGCTGACTCTGCGCGGTCTCAAGACGCTGGCCGTTCGCATGGAGCGGCACTGCGGGAACGCCGAGCTGATCGCCGAGGCGCTGGCGGTGCACCCCAAGGTGGAGCGGGTGTACTACCCGGGTCTCGCGGAACACCCCGGTCACTCCCTCGCGGCCAAGCAGATGCGCCGCTTCGGCGGGATGGTGTCCTTCACTCACGTCGATGGTGAACGCGCGGCACTCGACATGGTCGCGAGGACGAAGCTGTTCGTACTCGCCGAGTCGCTCGGCGGCGTGGAGTCACTGATCGAACATCCCGGCCGCATGACGCACGCGAGCGTCGCGGGGTCGCTGCTGTCGGTTCCCCCCGAACTGGTGAGGCTCTCGGTGGGCATCGAGGACGCGCACGACCTGCTGGCCGACCTCAGGTACGCGCTCGACGCTTCCTGA
- the ilvA gene encoding threonine ammonia-lyase, protein MGLVSVDTIREARRLLETIVRMTPMEHARDLERPQGGPVYLKCENLQRTGSFKIRGAYTRIHGLSEEERARGVVAASAGNHAQGVALAAALLGAKATVFMPQRAPLPKLAATRGYGADVHLHGESLEEALAEATAFAERTGAVFIHPFDHPDIIAGQGTVGLEILEQVPDVATVLVATGGGGLVGGVASAVKAVKPGVRVVGVQAEGAAAFPLSLSAGNPMRLERTQTMADGIAVGGPGPITFEHVRALVDDVVTVSEESLSRAVLLCLERRKLVVEPAGAAAVAALLEHPGVFEPPVVAVLSGGNVDPLLLLQIIQHGMTAAGRYLSLRLRVPDRPGSLAGLLSLVGELGANVMDVEHSRISGRLAMGEVEIALKLETRGPEHCADVAAQLQRAGYRVLV, encoded by the coding sequence ATGGGACTTGTCAGCGTGGACACAATCCGCGAGGCGAGGCGTCTGCTGGAGACCATCGTGCGGATGACGCCGATGGAGCATGCGCGTGACCTCGAACGGCCTCAGGGCGGGCCCGTGTATCTCAAGTGCGAGAACCTGCAACGCACGGGGTCGTTCAAGATCAGAGGCGCCTACACCCGGATTCACGGGTTGAGCGAGGAGGAGCGCGCGAGGGGCGTGGTGGCCGCGAGTGCGGGCAACCACGCCCAGGGTGTGGCTCTTGCCGCCGCATTGCTCGGCGCGAAGGCCACCGTCTTCATGCCGCAGCGGGCTCCGCTGCCGAAGCTGGCCGCCACCCGTGGGTACGGCGCCGACGTCCACCTGCACGGCGAGTCGCTGGAGGAGGCGCTCGCGGAGGCGACCGCCTTCGCCGAACGCACCGGGGCTGTGTTCATCCACCCCTTCGACCACCCCGACATCATCGCGGGCCAGGGCACCGTCGGCCTTGAGATCCTCGAACAGGTTCCCGACGTCGCCACGGTCCTCGTCGCCACGGGCGGCGGGGGACTGGTGGGAGGCGTGGCCAGCGCCGTGAAGGCGGTGAAGCCCGGCGTGCGCGTCGTGGGTGTGCAGGCGGAGGGAGCCGCCGCCTTCCCTCTCTCGCTGTCCGCAGGCAACCCGATGCGGCTCGAACGCACGCAGACCATGGCCGACGGCATCGCGGTCGGCGGTCCCGGCCCGATCACGTTCGAACACGTCCGCGCCCTCGTTGACGATGTGGTGACGGTGAGCGAGGAGTCGCTGTCGCGTGCGGTGCTGCTGTGTCTCGAACGACGCAAGCTCGTCGTCGAACCCGCCGGCGCTGCCGCGGTCGCCGCGCTGCTCGAACACCCCGGCGTCTTCGAACCCCCCGTGGTCGCGGTGTTGTCTGGTGGCAACGTGGACCCGCTGCTGCTGTTGCAGATCATCCAGCACGGCATGACGGCCGCAGGCCGTTACCTGAGCCTGCGGCTGCGGGTGCCCGACCGGCCGGGGTCGCTGGCCGGTCTGCTGTCCCTGGTCGGCGAACTCGGAGCGAACGTGATGGACGTCGAGCATTCGCGCATCTCGGGCAGGCTGGCGATGGGCGAGGTGGAGATCGCGCTGAAGCTGGAGACGCGAGGCCCCGAGCACTGCGCCGACGTGGCGGCACAGCTCCAGAGGGCCGGTTATCGCGTGCTGGTGTGA
- the hppD gene encoding 4-hydroxyphenylpyruvate dioxygenase has translation MANPALDDIDYNQLRQLVGLVDHDLASDPFPVKAMDAVVFVVGNATQAAHFYQSAFGMDLVAYSGPETGNVEYKSFVLKSGSARFVINGGVKPTSSLLDHHRKHGDGVTDLALEVADVDKCVEHARANGATVIEEPHDVSDEHGTVRMAAIAAYGDTRHSLIDRSRYSGPYLPGYEARERSFPKPEGAPKRLFQAVDHCVGNVELGKMDEWVAFYHRVMGFVNMAEFVGDDIATEYSALMSKVVANGNHRVKFPLNEPAIAKKKSQIDEYLEFYDGPGCQHIALATNDIVSTVTAMRAAGVEFLDTPDSYYDDPELRARIGEVRVPIETLKEHRILVDRDEDGYLLQIFTKPVGDRPTVFYELIERHGSLGFGKGNFKALFEAIEREQARRGNL, from the coding sequence ATGGCGAACCCAGCACTCGATGACATCGACTACAACCAGCTCCGTCAGCTCGTCGGCCTCGTCGATCACGACCTGGCCAGCGATCCGTTCCCCGTCAAGGCGATGGACGCCGTCGTCTTCGTGGTGGGCAACGCCACGCAGGCCGCGCACTTCTACCAGTCGGCTTTCGGGATGGACCTCGTCGCGTACTCCGGTCCGGAGACGGGCAACGTCGAGTACAAGTCGTTCGTCCTGAAGTCCGGCTCCGCGCGCTTCGTGATCAACGGCGGTGTCAAGCCCACCTCCTCCCTCCTCGACCATCACCGCAAGCACGGTGACGGCGTTACAGACCTCGCCCTCGAGGTCGCCGACGTGGACAAGTGTGTCGAGCACGCCCGCGCCAACGGCGCGACCGTGATCGAGGAACCGCACGACGTGTCGGACGAGCACGGCACCGTCCGCATGGCCGCCATCGCCGCCTACGGCGACACGCGGCACAGCCTCATCGACCGCTCCCGTTACTCGGGTCCGTACCTGCCCGGTTACGAGGCACGCGAGCGGTCGTTCCCGAAGCCGGAGGGCGCGCCGAAGCGGCTGTTCCAGGCTGTCGATCACTGCGTCGGCAACGTGGAACTCGGCAAGATGGACGAGTGGGTGGCCTTCTACCACCGCGTCATGGGCTTCGTGAACATGGCCGAGTTCGTCGGCGACGACATCGCCACCGAGTACTCCGCGCTGATGAGCAAGGTGGTCGCCAACGGCAACCACCGCGTCAAGTTCCCGCTCAACGAACCGGCGATCGCCAAGAAGAAGTCGCAGATCGACGAGTACCTCGAGTTCTACGACGGCCCCGGCTGCCAGCACATCGCGCTGGCCACCAACGACATCGTCAGCACGGTCACGGCGATGCGGGCCGCGGGCGTTGAGTTCCTCGACACGCCGGACTCCTATTACGACGACCCCGAGCTGCGGGCTCGTATCGGTGAGGTCAGGGTGCCGATCGAGACGCTGAAGGAACACCGCATCCTCGTCGATCGGGACGAGGACGGCTACCTGCTCCAGATCTTCACCAAGCCGGTCGGCGACCGTCCGACCGTGTTCTACGAGCTGATCGAGCGGCACGGTTCGCTCGGCTTCGGCAAGGGCAACTTCAAGGCGCTGTTCGAGGCCATCGAGCGCGAGCAGGCCCGGCGCGGCAACCTGTGA
- a CDS encoding Lrp/AsnC family transcriptional regulator, with amino-acid sequence MTLDALDARLLLLLADAPRLGVLECARRLGVARGTVQARLDRLAASGVLKGFPPDLDLAEMGYGLTAFAVLEIAQGRRAEVATALAAIDEVCEVHATTGQGDLFVRVVARSNDDLQRVIDKVVGVPGVRRTATSIALSTPVPPRVRPLLERIADRKG; translated from the coding sequence ATGACGTTGGACGCGCTGGACGCACGGTTGCTGCTGTTGCTGGCCGACGCGCCGCGCCTCGGGGTGCTGGAGTGTGCCCGCAGGCTCGGCGTGGCGAGGGGCACCGTGCAGGCCCGGCTCGACCGGCTCGCGGCCTCCGGTGTGCTCAAGGGCTTCCCGCCGGACCTCGATCTCGCCGAGATGGGCTACGGCCTCACGGCGTTCGCCGTACTGGAGATCGCGCAGGGCCGCCGTGCCGAGGTGGCGACGGCGTTGGCGGCCATCGACGAGGTGTGCGAGGTCCATGCCACGACAGGGCAGGGTGATCTGTTCGTGCGGGTGGTCGCCCGCTCCAACGACGACCTGCAACGCGTCATCGACAAGGTCGTCGGGGTGCCGGGAGTGCGGAGGACGGCGACGTCGATCGCACTCTCCACGCCGGTCCCGCCGAGGGTGCGGCCGCTGTTGGAGCGCATCGCCGACCGGAAGGGCTGA
- the greA gene encoding transcription elongation factor GreA, giving the protein MTVSDSKVTWLTQDAYDRLKSELDELIENRPVIAAKINASREEGDLKENGGYHAAREEQGQQEARIRHLQELLRAAKVGEAPKDDGIAEPGMVLTVRYDGDDDEETFLLATREEGGNGPIEVYSPDSPLGKALLGAREGESREYLLPNGKNQKVTLVKAVPYSS; this is encoded by the coding sequence GTGACCGTGAGCGACAGCAAGGTGACCTGGCTGACCCAGGATGCCTACGACAGGCTCAAGAGCGAGCTCGACGAGCTGATCGAGAATCGTCCGGTCATCGCCGCGAAGATCAACGCCAGCCGGGAAGAGGGCGACCTCAAGGAGAACGGCGGCTACCACGCCGCTCGCGAGGAGCAGGGACAGCAGGAGGCCCGCATCCGGCATCTGCAGGAGCTGCTGCGCGCCGCCAAGGTCGGCGAGGCGCCGAAGGACGACGGCATCGCCGAGCCGGGCATGGTGCTGACCGTGCGCTACGACGGCGATGACGACGAGGAGACCTTCCTGCTCGCGACGCGTGAGGAAGGCGGCAACGGGCCGATCGAGGTCTACTCGCCCGACTCCCCGCTCGGCAAGGCCTTGCTCGGGGCGAGGGAGGGCGAGTCGCGGGAGTACCTGCTGCCCAACGGCAAGAACCAGAAGGTCACGCTCGTGAAGGCTGTTCCCTACAGCTCATGA
- a CDS encoding DUF4307 domain-containing protein yields the protein MSSSEPGQASARALGDRYGSTRTRRPHRGSRGRRAWAAGLAAVVALGIGSYLVYSQWFATPIDAQRVAFEERPGDAMSITVDVNRNDPSRPAVCIVRVRAIDGAETGRKEIYVPPGVQRLETVVRSIRQPVTADVYGCSYDVPEYLSTPQRPTE from the coding sequence TTGAGCAGTTCCGAGCCCGGCCAGGCGTCGGCGCGCGCTCTGGGGGACCGCTACGGCTCCACTCGCACCCGCCGCCCTCACCGGGGATCGCGTGGCAGACGAGCCTGGGCGGCGGGCCTCGCCGCGGTCGTGGCGCTCGGCATCGGCAGCTACCTCGTGTACTCGCAGTGGTTCGCGACTCCCATCGACGCCCAGCGCGTCGCGTTCGAGGAACGACCTGGCGACGCCATGTCGATCACCGTGGACGTGAACCGGAACGACCCTTCGCGACCCGCCGTGTGCATCGTCAGGGTCCGGGCCATCGACGGAGCCGAGACGGGCAGGAAGGAGATCTACGTCCCACCGGGCGTGCAACGCCTCGAAACCGTTGTGCGGAGCATCCGGCAGCCTGTCACTGCGGATGTGTACGGCTGCTCCTATGATGTTCCCGAATACTTGTCAACCCCCCAGCGGCCAACGGAGTGA
- the mca gene encoding mycothiol conjugate amidase Mca, producing the protein MARTDGERADRVDAGLRLMAVHAHPDDESSKGAATMARYVAEGHDVMVVTCTGGEAGSVLNPAMDRPEVHENMTMLRREEMARAAKILGVQHRWLGFIDSGLPEGDPPPPLPEDCFANIPIEEPVRRLVQVMREFRPHVVITYDENGGYPHPDHIRCHEVSMAAYDAVADAERYPDEGEPWQPLKLYYSHGFSRAKFEAFHEALTSRGLESPYDEWLKNWDSDRPDVMERVTTQVPCGDYFEVRDDALRAHATQIDPNSRWFAVPLDLQREVWPTEEYELVRSLVDTTLPEDDLFAGVRERVTT; encoded by the coding sequence ATGGCGCGAACCGACGGAGAGAGGGCTGACAGGGTGGACGCGGGGTTGCGGCTGATGGCGGTGCACGCCCATCCGGACGACGAGTCGAGCAAGGGTGCGGCCACGATGGCCCGCTACGTCGCCGAGGGCCACGACGTGATGGTGGTGACCTGCACCGGGGGCGAGGCGGGCAGTGTTCTCAATCCCGCGATGGACCGGCCCGAGGTTCACGAGAACATGACGATGCTGCGCAGGGAGGAGATGGCGAGGGCGGCCAAGATCCTCGGCGTTCAGCATCGCTGGCTCGGCTTCATCGACTCGGGGCTTCCCGAGGGCGACCCGCCGCCGCCGCTTCCGGAGGACTGCTTCGCGAACATTCCGATCGAGGAACCGGTTCGCAGGCTCGTGCAGGTCATGCGTGAGTTCCGCCCGCACGTCGTCATCACCTACGACGAGAACGGCGGTTACCCGCACCCCGACCACATCCGCTGCCACGAGGTGTCGATGGCCGCGTACGACGCCGTCGCCGACGCCGAGCGGTATCCGGACGAGGGCGAACCGTGGCAGCCGCTGAAGCTCTACTACAGCCATGGCTTCTCCAGAGCGAAGTTCGAGGCGTTCCATGAGGCGCTCACCTCTCGCGGGCTGGAGTCGCCCTACGACGAGTGGCTGAAGAACTGGGATTCCGACCGCCCTGACGTCATGGAGCGGGTCACGACGCAGGTACCGTGCGGCGACTACTTCGAGGTCCGCGACGACGCGCTGCGCGCACACGCCACGCAGATCGACCCCAACAGCCGGTGGTTCGCCGTGCCGCTCGACCTGCAGCGCGAGGTGTGGCCAACCGAGGAGTACGAGCTGGTGCGCTCGCTCGTCGATACGACCCTTCCCGAGGACGATCTGTTCGCGGGAGTCCGAGAGAGGGTGACGACATGA